The following are encoded together in the Oreochromis niloticus isolate F11D_XX linkage group LG12, O_niloticus_UMD_NMBU, whole genome shotgun sequence genome:
- the nkx3-1 gene encoding homeobox protein Nkx-3.1, giving the protein MHRESSDFWNYRLEMSDSAKPLTSFLIEDILSNKDSARFNDKCCSQKEERCSQWNEEPGKFSPHFCLQETAFGLQTESLDTSCPSSSESTLPSPGKQKRSRAAFTHLQVLELEKKFNHQKYLSAPERAQLARTLRLTETQVKIWFQNRRYKTKRKQQTSEFCKDLYKAEGLGLKEDSVRSSLITSFYKAYQYRPYLWDYSGPWGPVLW; this is encoded by the exons ATGCACCGAGAGTCCTCGGATTTCTGGAATTACCGGCTGGAAATGTCTGACTCGGCCAAACCACTGACTTCCTTCCTCATTGAGGACATCCTCTCCAACAAGGACAGCGCGCGATTTAATGATAAATGCTGCTCGCAGAAGGAGGAAAGATGTTCGCAGTGGAATGAAGAACCAGGAAAGTTTTCACCACATTTCTGTCTTCAGGAAACAGCCTTTGGATTACAGACAG AATCTCTGGACACATCGTGTCCCAGCTCCTCAGAGTCAACTTTGCCCTCTCCCGGAAAGCAGAAGCGCTCCAGAGCTGCGTTTACACACCTCCAAGTGCTCGAACTGGAGAAGAAATTTAATCACCAGAAATACCTGTCGGCCCCAGAGAGAGCTCAGCTGGCCAGAACCTTAAGACTAACCGAGACCCAGGTGAAAATCTGGTTTCAGAACAGGAGGTACAAAACGAAGCGGAAGCAGCAGACATCAGAGTTTTGTAAGGATTTGTACAAAGCAGAAGGACTGGGTCTGAAAGAGGATTCGGTCAGATCATCACTGATCACTTCCTTCTACAAAGCCTACCAATACAGACCCTACCTGTGGGACTACAGTGGCCCCTGGGGCCCAGTGTTATGgtga